A DNA window from Paenibacillus sp. HWE-109 contains the following coding sequences:
- a CDS encoding helix-turn-helix domain-containing protein, with the protein MPFRQVIGNRSLFVKLLLSMTAIVVVTVTLISSVTYTISADTSIQNSIEYNQSIMEQQRELIHKELYAIQNIASSMVMTQSYLYHKINEKLSVSSLIDLTRFLEEQQKLSPYIDSIYLVYSKLDLVLTSRSEMKMTSLSAFPDQSWLPVMKEEAGKRTVWLTNQPGAPVKGTQPASLLQKMPLIGPVDGAIVINLKLDLLFKEYLSHYHNKKGMTLVLGSQGEPLYSEKEEAADLIGNLDKTVLAASGSGSYLDDDRWIVTYTTSSLTGWKFVNVTKKSVLLEGLNRIKMIIVAVAALYVIVAILLLFYISQRLYGPLKSVMAYISSGSNAASVTFSGDSANQGATKPTGDEASFIRQSFEQLRHSRETIRSEKERVETLLGDNRSAIKEKYLSDLIKGRAGSPQSSGQEKDAAELLGLKLDFEHFIILTIELEEPSLLNDSTGNLHFHLFQYRLIEELGAEIDGEIFARDDERIVVIQAVPAGQDELPVELPVELARKLQRNIENRYRITATIGISRPHTGVEFAQSAYEESIEALSLKMYVGKGEIVPYSIVSSWKQDKETYYYPYELETKLLQALLQMNQEGCEEMIGLITQEVTSRRLGKANVQQLFFQLSGEIVKTLVQTGGDMVVVLGNQPFVLSDIQTLRDMKARLIEMCAQIIAHNREKRLKLNDMTLQLAIEFMEKNYNNNITIETVADHVQRSTSFLSRIFKEAMGTTINDHLIHLRIKRACELLRQPKYTLEDICREIGYSNVSYFNKLFKSRMGYTPGQYRLLQTAD; encoded by the coding sequence ATGCCCTTTCGCCAAGTGATTGGAAACCGCTCTCTCTTCGTGAAGCTGCTGCTGTCCATGACGGCCATCGTCGTTGTCACCGTCACGCTCATTTCCTCAGTCACCTATACGATTTCCGCCGATACCAGCATCCAGAATTCGATTGAGTATAATCAATCCATCATGGAGCAGCAACGAGAGCTGATTCATAAAGAACTTTACGCAATACAGAATATCGCCTCGAGCATGGTCATGACCCAGTCCTACCTGTATCACAAAATAAACGAAAAGCTGAGCGTGTCTTCACTCATTGACTTGACACGCTTTCTGGAGGAGCAGCAAAAGCTGAGTCCTTATATCGATTCCATCTATCTTGTTTACAGCAAGCTCGATCTTGTGCTAACCTCCCGCTCGGAGATGAAAATGACTTCGCTATCCGCCTTCCCCGACCAATCCTGGCTGCCAGTGATGAAGGAAGAAGCCGGAAAACGGACCGTGTGGCTGACCAATCAACCAGGCGCTCCTGTGAAAGGGACGCAACCCGCCAGCTTACTGCAAAAAATGCCGCTCATCGGCCCTGTCGATGGCGCCATTGTGATCAATTTGAAGCTTGACCTGCTCTTCAAAGAATATCTAAGCCACTATCATAATAAAAAGGGAATGACACTTGTCCTCGGCTCCCAAGGTGAACCGCTTTACAGTGAAAAGGAAGAAGCGGCTGACCTGATCGGGAATCTTGATAAAACCGTGCTAGCAGCTTCCGGCAGCGGTTCCTACCTGGACGATGATCGTTGGATCGTAACCTACACCACGTCCAGTTTGACAGGCTGGAAATTTGTCAATGTAACCAAGAAATCCGTTCTGCTTGAGGGTCTTAACCGCATTAAAATGATCATAGTTGCCGTGGCTGCTCTCTACGTCATAGTTGCCATACTGCTGTTGTTCTACATCTCGCAGCGGCTGTACGGTCCGCTCAAAAGTGTGATGGCTTACATCAGCAGCGGCTCCAATGCCGCATCCGTAACCTTCTCTGGCGACAGCGCAAACCAAGGAGCCACCAAGCCAACCGGCGACGAGGCAAGCTTCATCCGGCAGTCATTCGAACAGCTGCGCCATAGCAGGGAGACCATCCGGAGCGAGAAAGAACGGGTGGAAACGCTGCTTGGCGACAACCGTTCGGCGATCAAAGAGAAATATTTGAGCGACCTGATCAAGGGACGGGCGGGTTCACCGCAAAGCAGCGGGCAGGAAAAAGATGCGGCAGAGCTTTTGGGTTTAAAGCTCGATTTTGAACATTTTATCATCTTAACGATCGAACTTGAGGAACCGTCGCTGTTGAACGACTCTACCGGCAATCTCCATTTCCATCTGTTTCAATACCGCTTGATTGAAGAGCTCGGAGCCGAAATCGATGGTGAAATCTTCGCCAGAGACGATGAACGCATCGTCGTTATACAGGCTGTGCCCGCTGGGCAAGACGAGCTTCCGGTTGAACTCCCGGTTGAGCTTGCCAGAAAGCTGCAGCGAAATATAGAGAACCGTTACAGGATTACCGCTACGATCGGCATTAGCCGCCCCCATACTGGCGTGGAGTTCGCTCAGTCCGCCTATGAGGAATCAATTGAAGCGCTTAGCCTCAAAATGTATGTAGGCAAAGGCGAAATTGTGCCCTATTCGATCGTTAGTTCCTGGAAGCAAGATAAAGAAACCTATTATTACCCATACGAACTGGAGACAAAGCTGCTTCAGGCGCTGCTTCAGATGAACCAAGAAGGCTGCGAGGAGATGATCGGCTTAATTACGCAGGAGGTAACCTCACGCAGACTCGGGAAAGCCAACGTTCAGCAACTCTTCTTTCAATTAAGCGGGGAGATTGTAAAAACGCTGGTGCAAACCGGCGGGGATATGGTTGTCGTGCTGGGCAATCAACCGTTCGTGCTTTCCGACATCCAAACACTGCGTGATATGAAGGCGCGTTTGATAGAAATGTGCGCTCAGATCATTGCGCACAATCGGGAGAAGCGACTGAAGCTGAATGATATGACACTGCAGCTTGCTATCGAATTTATGGAGAAAAACTACAACAACAATATTACAATCGAGACGGTTGCCGATCATGTGCAGCGAAGCACGTCCTTCTTGAGCCGTATTTTCAAGGAAGCGATGGGCACAACAATCAATGACCATTTGATTCATCTTCGGATCAAGCGGGCATGCGAGCTGCTGCGGCAGCCGAAATACACGTTGGAAGACATTTGCCGGGAAATCGGCTATTCCAATGTCAGCTACTTCAACAAATTGTTCAAATCGCGCATGGGGTACACACCAGGTCAATATCGGCTGCTGCAGACAGCGGATTAG
- a CDS encoding extracellular solute-binding protein, protein MPIIQMKPVALAVLAASMAASVLSGCATDTTNKASESSQPVGSAKPAKPIEISWGIQFQAPAVVADTPVQKWLEQKFNVKIKPVKVTDASIASGEVPDLFMLGDPANVSAYQAQGVLMSLDPNMVKEKMPEYYKDVEKSSALFQTVTFGDKLWAIPMFIDLKPYDLTMLWRKDWLDKVGISKLPETLDEFEQAAYAFAKKDPDGNGKNDTYGLTGTATSTWSAGFYSIFGAYGVEPTMWQEKNGQILNGSVMPEAKEALAKLRQWYADGVIDPEYITDTQDSYRKKLYNNRIGVIEEQVGKAALADGATIVAMKDINPNAKLQLGKNPKGPGGSGSWDWGIKSNFVVLGTKVKDDPAKLSKIFEILRAESSDEETINMTSLGVKGTQWDFVDSGATSGATKALAGFEKQEQRDAVGIRLFSMGNITTRSYREKYSNPKLNEAVRTYSSAPNQTDALLFAALPSDGKYKKDLTALTQKYFAQIISGEVPLSDFDKYVAEWKAKGGDELTKEANEMYQKQFKK, encoded by the coding sequence TTGCCTATTATACAAATGAAGCCAGTCGCACTTGCGGTTCTGGCAGCCAGTATGGCCGCAAGCGTACTAAGCGGGTGTGCTACAGATACGACGAATAAAGCTTCCGAATCGAGTCAGCCGGTCGGTTCTGCGAAGCCTGCAAAGCCAATTGAAATTTCATGGGGCATTCAATTTCAGGCACCAGCGGTCGTTGCTGATACCCCCGTGCAGAAGTGGCTTGAACAGAAATTTAATGTCAAAATCAAGCCGGTCAAAGTGACAGATGCCAGCATCGCTTCTGGCGAGGTGCCGGATTTATTCATGCTTGGCGATCCAGCGAATGTATCCGCTTACCAGGCGCAGGGTGTGCTGATGAGCCTTGACCCGAACATGGTGAAAGAGAAAATGCCGGAATACTACAAAGACGTCGAGAAGTCGTCAGCGCTGTTCCAAACCGTAACATTCGGCGATAAGCTGTGGGCGATCCCGATGTTCATTGATTTGAAGCCGTATGATCTTACGATGCTATGGCGCAAGGATTGGCTTGACAAGGTCGGCATCAGCAAGCTTCCGGAGACACTGGATGAATTCGAGCAGGCAGCTTATGCGTTCGCGAAGAAGGATCCGGACGGAAACGGTAAAAACGACACCTACGGCTTGACTGGAACGGCAACGTCGACATGGTCGGCGGGCTTCTATTCGATCTTCGGCGCTTACGGCGTTGAGCCGACGATGTGGCAGGAAAAGAATGGACAGATTCTGAATGGCTCCGTCATGCCGGAGGCAAAAGAGGCCCTCGCGAAGCTGCGTCAATGGTATGCCGACGGCGTGATCGATCCTGAATATATTACGGATACCCAGGATTCGTACCGCAAGAAGCTGTACAACAATCGGATTGGTGTGATTGAAGAACAGGTGGGTAAGGCGGCACTCGCTGACGGGGCAACCATCGTGGCCATGAAGGACATCAATCCGAACGCTAAGCTTCAGCTTGGTAAAAATCCGAAGGGACCTGGCGGCAGCGGCAGTTGGGATTGGGGCATCAAGAGTAATTTCGTCGTGCTTGGCACGAAGGTGAAGGATGACCCCGCGAAGCTGAGCAAAATTTTTGAGATTTTGCGGGCTGAGAGCAGTGATGAAGAGACAATCAATATGACAAGCTTGGGTGTAAAAGGAACACAGTGGGACTTTGTAGACAGCGGAGCAACTTCAGGCGCTACGAAAGCGTTAGCCGGCTTCGAAAAACAGGAACAGCGCGATGCAGTTGGCATCCGATTGTTTTCAATGGGCAATATTACGACGCGCAGCTATCGCGAGAAATATTCGAATCCAAAGTTGAACGAAGCTGTCCGCACCTATTCTTCCGCACCGAACCAGACGGATGCCCTGCTATTCGCAGCGCTCCCGTCGGACGGCAAGTATAAGAAGGATTTGACGGCGTTGACGCAAAAATATTTTGCTCAAATCATCAGTGGAGAAGTTCCGCTTAGCGATTTCGATAAGTATGTGGCGGAGTGGAAGGCTAAAGGCGGAGACGAGCTGACCAAGGAAGCCAACGAAATGTACCAGAAGCAGTTTAAAAAATAA
- a CDS encoding ABC transporter permease encodes MKMILKNRELFALYLFAFSFFLVFKYGPIYGVLIAFKDFRVIDGIWGSPWVGLKHFEALFHSADFYRLLSNTLLLNLYLLLFAFPAPIVLALLLNEVRSRFFQRFVQMTMYLPHFVSWVIMSGLVIYFLSPTTGIVAEIAGWFGGKPVFYMGHKEYFRSIVVSSAILKDIGWGSIIYFAALSGINPELHESVTIDGANRWQRMFHINIPSIMPTIAIMFILSLGGFLSANFEQIINLLNPVTFETGDVIDTYVYRVGLQQFQYSYTAAIGLFKSLVGLLLILGANFTVRRMSQGESGLW; translated from the coding sequence ATGAAAATGATCTTAAAGAATAGAGAGCTGTTTGCGCTCTATCTGTTTGCTTTTTCCTTTTTTCTGGTATTCAAATATGGTCCGATCTACGGGGTACTGATTGCTTTCAAAGATTTTCGCGTTATCGATGGCATATGGGGCAGCCCTTGGGTGGGCCTTAAGCATTTTGAGGCACTGTTTCATTCGGCCGATTTTTACAGATTGTTGAGTAATACACTGCTGCTGAACCTGTATTTGCTGTTGTTCGCTTTTCCGGCACCGATCGTGCTGGCGCTTCTTCTTAATGAAGTCCGGTCCCGCTTTTTTCAGCGCTTCGTGCAGATGACCATGTATTTACCGCATTTCGTCTCTTGGGTCATTATGTCCGGTCTCGTTATTTATTTCCTGTCGCCGACCACGGGCATCGTGGCTGAAATCGCTGGCTGGTTTGGAGGAAAGCCGGTATTTTATATGGGACATAAAGAGTATTTCCGCTCCATTGTGGTCAGCTCGGCCATTTTGAAGGATATCGGCTGGGGCTCGATTATTTATTTTGCTGCCCTGTCGGGCATTAACCCGGAGCTGCACGAATCGGTGACCATCGATGGAGCGAATCGCTGGCAACGCATGTTTCATATTAATATTCCGTCTATTATGCCAACGATCGCAATTATGTTTATTCTCAGCCTTGGCGGCTTCTTGAGCGCGAACTTTGAACAAATTATCAACTTGCTCAATCCCGTCACCTTTGAAACCGGAGATGTGATTGATACTTACGTCTATCGCGTAGGACTGCAGCAATTTCAATACAGCTATACGGCTGCAATCGGCTTGTTCAAGTCGCTGGTAGGGCTTCTGCTGATTCTGGGGGCAAATTTCACAGTGCGCAGAATGAGCCAGGGAGAGAGTGGCTTATGGTAG
- a CDS encoding carbohydrate ABC transporter permease produces the protein MRIGNWQDRLAVSLIYIVLGVLAIIVVYPFIHVLSVSLSGRGEALRSGFHWIPRDLTLTPYKELLTYPFIWKGYSNTLFRMVVGTTLTLIVTVCAAYPLSRKEMPWKRALVLLLLFTMIFDGGIVPHYLLMKELHLLNTRWVYVLPQAANAFQVLVMISFFRSIPDALIEAARIDGARDLRILTRIMLPLSVPVLVTIGLWSLVYHINAFMDNLLYVTDQTKFVLQQIVRQILIENRLDPFTTAVNEIPPAPESLKMAAVIVSALPVLVMYPFLLRYFEKGTMIGSVKG, from the coding sequence ATGAGAATTGGAAACTGGCAGGATCGATTAGCCGTCAGCCTTATTTACATCGTACTTGGCGTACTTGCCATTATTGTCGTTTACCCTTTTATTCACGTACTGTCCGTATCGCTAAGTGGAAGGGGGGAGGCGCTCCGAAGCGGCTTTCACTGGATTCCGAGGGATCTGACCTTGACGCCATACAAGGAGCTGCTGACGTATCCGTTTATCTGGAAAGGGTACAGCAATACATTGTTTCGTATGGTAGTTGGCACAACCCTTACGCTGATCGTTACCGTATGCGCAGCCTATCCGCTGTCTCGCAAAGAAATGCCATGGAAGCGGGCGCTGGTGCTGCTGCTGCTCTTTACCATGATCTTCGATGGCGGGATCGTGCCGCATTATCTCCTCATGAAGGAGCTGCATTTGCTGAATACACGGTGGGTCTATGTGCTGCCGCAGGCGGCGAACGCGTTTCAGGTGCTCGTAATGATCTCATTCTTCCGCTCGATCCCGGATGCGCTAATCGAGGCTGCCCGGATTGACGGAGCACGTGATCTCCGCATTTTGACTCGCATCATGCTGCCGCTGTCGGTACCGGTTTTGGTTACAATCGGTCTCTGGTCGTTGGTGTATCACATCAATGCTTTTATGGACAATTTGCTCTATGTGACAGATCAAACGAAATTCGTTCTCCAGCAGATTGTTCGTCAGATTCTGATTGAGAACAGGCTTGATCCGTTCACGACGGCTGTGAATGAGATTCCACCTGCACCAGAAAGCTTAAAGATGGCGGCGGTGATTGTTTCCGCGCTTCCAGTGCTGGTGATGTATCCGTTTCTGCTTCGTTATTTCGAAAAAGGCACGATGATTGGCTCGGTGAAGGGGTAA
- a CDS encoding OmpL47-type beta-barrel domain-containing protein yields MLRKKAILLVITVLLLNLFALPAVQAESGLPETAFYVSTNGSDSNSGAIDAPFLTLEKARDAVRQLKSASGLPAGGVTVYLRGGKYDRSTSFQLEQQDSGASDSPITYKAYPGESVRLSGGQSLDKNWFTPVTDPAILQRIISTDARSKVLQVNLSSHGISDYGVMSRHGYYKANDISQVPPMELYVAGEGMTLARWPNNGTVQMGDIIDPGPTRKEADLQDRGGTFSYTYDRPQYWTNADDIWMDGIFGYSWEWSYNKVASIDTVNKRITLRYGEMSGLFKNWYPDFHFAQNLLEEIDMPGEYYIDRTLGILYFLPTAAFEAEHPEITVTMLKTPMINTVGVSHVTFEDLILENGRDSAVVIMGGDHVLLSHCEIRNFTNGGVQINTQSRWLYNDFATATGVNHGITSSHIHHIGGTAVTLNGGSRVTLEPGNNYVENSHIHDFAYYHKAYNPSVILTGVGNRVSHNEIHDAPHPGILIFGNDQLVAYNNIYDVCKMFSDLGAIYMNAGETPQQRGTVIRGNYFHHIGESKAGVEGVYPDNFTMGLTIEDNIFYKMGNSAVKNNGGAHIKTRNNLFIDSEVPYDYADIYLGSDPDKQISKNYMPKWQALFAQNNNFVGTPYLVKYPELADFFTEDRYYPTTNTYQNNVIYNPTMARSSITNAQGAYDKFNLLQYANNWVTNHDPGFVNLAAGDLNLKSDAEVFQQIPGFHSIPFSEMGIIGKAGPYLAPDTIPVQGVRAYDTSVTVGIGKTYVLHTAVLPWDATNPKLLFTSSNPSVVKVDSKGVIKGVEVGQAVVTVTSAENPQLLDEVPIDVVVGDGIYEYTDFETGRNSWPVDPNRAVVDVDGNHMYKVLKGATAVSPNDYTNYELTFKMKTPPVMPSLGTIYIFDRLGSNGGGRIGYRKLEDGTSKWLLYNKAWATVKEVNMPYMDLAPNTAYSVKLLVKGANISLYVNGVLKLKATDATHNPSGTVGFYAGGFDYLLFDDIQLSVPSTKVAGLQLDRTSANLGADEHLQLQVSFDPSDSVNRAVTWTSSNPGAAVVDGNGLVSAVGLGETDITVTSLETPEASATSRIIVSDVLLKTDFEFGGGGWPVDPNRSIITLNGNHKYRLLKGASATSPRSFTNYDLTFKMKTPATIPSAATFYIFDRLVSGSSDRIGYRKTVDGASQWILYNGAWATVKKSDLAIEDLVPNTEYTVELIVNGADISLFVDGALKLKASDPAHNLTGTIGFYAGGFDNLTFDDIVVTQLRQPITMMAPSQPDGANGWYVHPIMIQLSRGDSSSTLAQTSYSVDGGVNWSVYASPITLDQDNGAIGFRYRSTDLTGNLEPTKELTLRLDQFAPVTTASVSPAQPDGPNGGYVNPVTVTLNAYDATSGVTETVYSVDGGANWQLYNSPILIDTDGLHAISYRSLDHAGNMEAVHTVSFHVDMAVPVLSITAPSVNQVFGKKRRIQ; encoded by the coding sequence ATGCTTAGAAAGAAAGCAATCCTTCTCGTGATCACTGTACTTTTGTTGAATCTGTTTGCTTTACCTGCCGTTCAGGCCGAATCCGGGTTACCGGAAACGGCCTTCTATGTATCCACGAATGGAAGCGATTCCAATTCGGGTGCAATCGACGCGCCATTCCTGACACTGGAGAAGGCGCGCGATGCTGTTCGCCAGTTGAAGAGCGCCTCCGGCTTGCCGGCTGGCGGTGTCACCGTCTATTTGCGTGGCGGTAAGTACGACAGATCCACCAGTTTCCAGCTGGAGCAGCAGGATTCCGGCGCGTCTGACAGCCCGATCACGTACAAAGCCTATCCAGGCGAGAGTGTCCGGCTGTCCGGTGGCCAGTCGCTAGACAAGAACTGGTTTACGCCGGTTACAGACCCAGCGATCCTGCAGCGAATCATCAGCACCGATGCCCGCAGCAAGGTGCTGCAGGTTAATCTTAGCAGTCACGGCATTTCCGATTACGGCGTGATGAGCCGCCACGGCTATTATAAGGCGAACGATATTAGTCAGGTTCCCCCCATGGAGCTGTACGTGGCAGGCGAAGGCATGACGCTTGCGCGCTGGCCGAATAACGGGACGGTGCAAATGGGCGACATTATCGATCCGGGCCCGACACGCAAGGAGGCCGATCTGCAGGATCGGGGAGGGACGTTCAGCTACACCTACGATCGCCCGCAATACTGGACGAATGCCGACGACATTTGGATGGACGGGATTTTCGGCTACAGCTGGGAATGGTCGTACAACAAAGTTGCTTCGATCGATACAGTGAATAAGCGAATCACACTGCGCTACGGCGAAATGAGCGGCTTGTTCAAGAACTGGTATCCTGATTTTCATTTCGCGCAAAATTTGCTCGAGGAAATCGATATGCCCGGCGAATACTATATTGACCGTACGCTTGGCATCTTGTACTTCCTGCCAACAGCAGCATTTGAAGCGGAGCATCCTGAGATTACCGTTACGATGCTGAAAACGCCGATGATTAATACGGTCGGGGTTTCCCATGTTACGTTCGAAGATCTGATTTTGGAAAATGGACGCGATTCGGCTGTGGTGATAATGGGGGGCGATCATGTGCTTCTTTCCCACTGCGAGATCCGCAACTTTACCAATGGTGGTGTGCAGATTAATACACAAAGTCGGTGGTTATATAATGATTTTGCTACAGCAACGGGGGTGAATCACGGGATTACGAGCAGTCACATTCATCATATCGGCGGTACGGCGGTCACGTTGAACGGAGGCAGTCGTGTTACGCTGGAGCCTGGCAACAACTACGTGGAAAACTCACATATCCACGATTTCGCTTACTATCACAAAGCGTACAATCCGAGCGTCATTCTGACTGGCGTTGGCAACCGGGTGTCGCACAATGAAATTCACGATGCGCCGCATCCCGGCATTTTGATCTTCGGCAACGACCAGTTGGTAGCGTACAACAACATTTATGATGTATGTAAAATGTTCTCCGACCTCGGGGCCATCTATATGAACGCAGGCGAGACGCCGCAGCAGCGAGGTACGGTCATTCGAGGGAACTATTTCCATCATATCGGGGAATCCAAAGCTGGCGTCGAAGGCGTCTATCCAGACAATTTCACGATGGGATTGACCATTGAAGATAATATTTTTTATAAAATGGGCAACTCAGCTGTTAAAAATAATGGTGGCGCACACATCAAGACCCGGAATAATCTGTTTATTGACAGTGAGGTGCCTTACGATTATGCGGATATCTATCTGGGCAGCGACCCTGACAAGCAGATCTCGAAGAATTACATGCCCAAATGGCAGGCATTATTTGCCCAAAATAATAATTTCGTAGGGACGCCGTATTTGGTTAAATATCCAGAGTTGGCAGACTTTTTCACGGAAGACCGGTATTATCCGACGACGAATACGTACCAGAACAATGTGATTTATAACCCGACCATGGCGCGCAGCAGCATCACCAACGCACAGGGGGCGTACGACAAGTTTAATTTGCTGCAGTATGCAAACAACTGGGTGACGAACCACGATCCCGGTTTTGTTAACCTCGCTGCAGGCGATCTCAATCTGAAAAGCGATGCCGAGGTGTTCCAACAAATTCCTGGTTTCCATTCGATTCCATTTAGTGAAATGGGGATTATCGGAAAAGCGGGGCCGTATCTGGCGCCAGACACGATACCGGTGCAAGGTGTCCGGGCCTACGACACGAGCGTAACGGTTGGAATCGGAAAAACATATGTCCTGCACACAGCCGTGCTGCCTTGGGACGCGACAAATCCCAAGCTGCTGTTTACCTCCAGCAACCCGAGTGTGGTTAAGGTGGACAGCAAAGGGGTGATCAAAGGGGTTGAAGTCGGCCAGGCGGTTGTCACGGTCACTTCGGCAGAAAATCCTCAACTGCTGGATGAAGTGCCGATTGACGTTGTCGTCGGAGACGGCATCTATGAATATACCGATTTTGAGACGGGACGCAACAGCTGGCCGGTAGATCCGAATCGGGCTGTTGTCGATGTGGACGGCAATCATATGTATAAAGTGCTGAAAGGTGCGACAGCCGTTTCGCCGAACGATTATACGAATTACGAGCTAACGTTCAAAATGAAGACGCCGCCAGTCATGCCGAGCCTCGGTACGATTTACATTTTCGACAGGTTAGGCTCGAATGGCGGGGGCCGCATCGGTTACCGCAAACTGGAGGACGGAACATCTAAATGGCTGTTGTACAACAAGGCCTGGGCAACCGTTAAGGAAGTGAACATGCCATACATGGACTTGGCGCCGAATACCGCATACAGTGTCAAGCTGCTGGTAAAAGGAGCCAACATCAGCCTTTATGTCAATGGCGTACTGAAGCTGAAAGCGACGGATGCGACGCACAACCCGTCTGGGACGGTCGGCTTTTATGCAGGCGGCTTCGACTACCTGCTGTTCGACGACATCCAGCTGTCGGTGCCATCCACCAAAGTTGCCGGGCTGCAACTGGACCGAACCAGCGCGAATCTCGGGGCGGACGAACATCTGCAACTGCAGGTGAGCTTCGATCCTTCAGACAGCGTTAATCGCGCTGTCACCTGGACATCGAGCAATCCAGGAGCAGCCGTTGTCGACGGAAACGGGCTAGTCAGCGCCGTCGGATTGGGTGAAACAGACATTACCGTCACGTCGCTCGAGACGCCTGAGGCGTCTGCGACTAGCCGCATCATCGTGTCGGATGTACTGCTGAAGACCGACTTCGAATTCGGCGGAGGCGGGTGGCCAGTGGATCCGAATCGCAGCATAATCACGTTGAACGGCAACCATAAATATCGACTGCTTAAAGGGGCATCTGCCACTTCACCACGATCGTTCACGAATTACGATTTGACGTTCAAAATGAAGACGCCAGCCACGATTCCGAGCGCGGCAACGTTCTATATTTTCGATCGCTTGGTGTCCGGCAGCAGCGATCGGATCGGGTACCGGAAGACGGTGGACGGTGCTTCGCAATGGATTCTTTATAATGGGGCTTGGGCGACCGTCAAGAAGTCCGATTTAGCCATTGAAGATCTGGTTCCGAATACGGAGTATACCGTCGAATTGATTGTCAATGGCGCTGACATCTCGTTGTTTGTCGATGGCGCGCTCAAGCTGAAAGCTTCCGATCCTGCGCACAATCTGACCGGAACGATCGGGTTCTATGCAGGTGGCTTCGATAATTTGACGTTTGACGACATCGTGGTCACGCAGCTGCGCCAGCCGATCACGATGATGGCTCCTTCCCAGCCGGATGGGGCGAACGGCTGGTACGTACATCCGATTATGATTCAATTGAGCCGAGGAGACAGTTCGTCGACTCTTGCGCAAACCAGCTACAGCGTGGACGGTGGAGTGAATTGGAGCGTGTATGCATCGCCAATCACGCTTGACCAGGATAACGGAGCCATCGGTTTCCGTTATCGCTCGACTGACCTGACGGGGAATCTAGAGCCAACGAAGGAATTAACGCTTCGTCTTGATCAGTTTGCGCCGGTTACGACGGCGTCTGTGTCCCCGGCGCAGCCGGACGGACCCAATGGGGGATACGTCAATCCGGTTACCGTGACGCTGAATGCATACGATGCGACTTCCGGTGTCACGGAAACGGTATACAGCGTGGACGGCGGAGCGAATTGGCAGCTGTATAATTCACCTATCTTGATCGATACGGACGGCTTGCATGCTATTTCTTACCGTTCTTTGGATCACGCAGGGAATATGGAGGCTGTTCATACCGTTAGCTTTCACGTGGATATGGCGGTTCCAGTCCTTAGTATTACGGCACCGAGCGTGAATCAGGTGTTTGGTAAAAAAAGGAGAATTCAGTGA